The Candidatus Hydrogenedentota bacterium genome includes a window with the following:
- a CDS encoding right-handed parallel beta-helix repeat-containing protein — protein sequence MKPLFVLCLGLLRNASVMAAGTTPAWLAPHLPPDAVLDGATSHQSALQQALDASPDGATLVFPPATFLLDDARGLRVPSNRTLVLDGATFLLSPSLAEDGQAFLLEDASNVTIRGGSIQGHRDAWPESVNIAGIRATGGGSHIRVESTRFLDLSSVGVGVFGAGPENPIRHVWIVDVYARNCCNIYYDYLSEKRGPAEGSVREDQGSVCLYYVEDFVVRGCYLDGSRSDGTHFKDCKNGQITDNQILNSTMGGFFLERCQKVVATGNIMRNNGSRGCTIERDSLDCILSNNIVEHSGREGLWAPDVARLVVANNIFRENGQKDDANKDSEIRINEEPRYDTVPADILIQGNLFQSTPHCNSVIQINAGAGDGIVIAGNRFTGPVRTLAIDAGVNVTIVGNFGLATANNE from the coding sequence ATGAAACCCCTTTTCGTCCTTTGTCTCGGCTTGCTACGGAACGCGAGCGTGATGGCCGCCGGCACAACACCCGCCTGGCTAGCACCCCACCTCCCGCCGGACGCGGTCCTGGACGGCGCCACAAGCCACCAGAGCGCCCTGCAACAGGCCCTCGACGCCAGCCCGGACGGAGCCACGCTCGTCTTCCCGCCAGCCACGTTTCTGCTCGACGACGCCCGCGGCCTGCGTGTGCCGTCGAACCGGACCCTCGTGCTGGACGGCGCGACCTTCCTATTGTCCCCCTCCCTCGCGGAGGACGGCCAGGCCTTCCTGTTGGAAGACGCATCGAACGTGACGATTCGCGGCGGGTCCATCCAGGGCCACCGCGATGCGTGGCCGGAATCCGTGAACATTGCGGGCATCCGCGCCACCGGCGGCGGCAGCCACATCCGCGTGGAGTCCACGCGCTTCCTCGACCTGTCCAGCGTGGGCGTGGGCGTCTTTGGCGCGGGCCCGGAGAATCCCATCCGACACGTCTGGATCGTGGACGTCTACGCGCGCAACTGCTGCAACATATACTACGACTACCTCAGCGAGAAACGCGGCCCCGCCGAGGGCAGCGTCCGCGAAGACCAGGGTAGCGTCTGCCTCTACTACGTCGAGGATTTTGTGGTGCGCGGCTGCTACCTCGATGGCTCCCGCTCCGATGGCACCCACTTCAAGGACTGCAAAAACGGCCAGATCACCGACAACCAGATCCTCAACAGTACCATGGGCGGCTTCTTCCTCGAACGCTGCCAGAAAGTCGTCGCCACGGGCAATATCATGCGAAACAACGGCTCGCGCGGCTGCACCATCGAGCGGGACAGCCTCGACTGCATCCTCTCGAACAACATCGTGGAGCACAGCGGCCGCGAGGGGCTCTGGGCCCCGGATGTCGCCCGGCTCGTCGTCGCCAACAACATCTTCCGCGAGAACGGCCAGAAAGACGACGCAAACAAGGATTCGGAGATCCGGATCAACGAAGAGCCGCGCTACGACACCGTGCCCGCGGACATCCTGATCCAGGGCAACCTTTTTCAATCGACGCCGCATTGCAACAGCGTGATCCAGATCAATGCCGGCGCCGGCGATGGCATCGTGATCGCCGGAAACCGATTCACGGGCCCCGTGCGTACGCTCGCGATCGATGCGGGGGTCAACGTGACCATCGTCGGCAATTTCGGGCTGGCTACAGCGAATAATGAATGA
- a CDS encoding sulfatase-like hydrolase/transferase, producing MHILYGLVIAVAATLFPAAHAAPPNIVLIMADDLGYETIGANGSAHYKTPRLDALAREGMRFTQAHSQPLCTPTRVKLMTGKYNFRNYTAFGYLNPEERTFAHALKAAGYATAIAGKWQLGHDNTLPAHFGFDEHCLWQLTYEKKDGERFANPLLERNGETLPRDPDAYGPDVVLEFVMDFVTRKKDGPFFVYFPMLLTHDPFVPTPDTAGWAGDRYAKDNAYFAEMVTYMDKKVGRLADHVSALGLAENTLFIFTADNGTSRAIASPFQGRTVQGGKGAMTDAGTHVPLIAWWPGMIAPGTVYEGLIGFEDFFPTLLEAAERPELAAGLDGRSFLPLLRGDSYAPKPWLYMHYDPRWGNRNRDRGRFARTVRHKLYADGRLIDVAQDPDERSPLAGEAITPDVAEVRAVLQGVLDDMERQGSVMSAEGAPKDE from the coding sequence ATGCACATCCTGTACGGTCTTGTTATCGCCGTAGCAGCCACGCTGTTCCCCGCCGCGCATGCCGCGCCGCCGAATATTGTGCTTATCATGGCGGACGACCTGGGCTATGAGACCATCGGCGCGAACGGCAGCGCGCATTACAAGACGCCGCGGCTGGACGCGCTGGCGAGGGAGGGGATGCGGTTTACGCAGGCGCACAGCCAGCCGTTGTGCACGCCGACGCGGGTTAAGCTCATGACGGGGAAGTACAACTTCCGGAATTACACGGCGTTTGGCTATCTGAATCCGGAGGAGCGGACTTTTGCGCATGCGCTTAAGGCGGCGGGGTACGCGACGGCGATCGCGGGGAAGTGGCAGTTGGGGCATGACAACACGCTGCCCGCGCATTTCGGGTTTGACGAGCACTGCCTCTGGCAGCTGACCTATGAGAAGAAGGACGGCGAGCGTTTTGCGAATCCGCTGCTGGAGCGCAACGGGGAGACGCTCCCGCGGGATCCCGATGCGTATGGGCCGGACGTGGTGCTGGAATTCGTGATGGACTTCGTCACGCGGAAGAAGGACGGGCCTTTTTTCGTTTACTTCCCGATGCTGCTGACGCATGACCCGTTTGTACCGACGCCGGACACGGCGGGCTGGGCGGGGGACCGCTATGCGAAGGACAATGCGTATTTCGCGGAGATGGTGACATACATGGACAAGAAAGTCGGGCGCCTTGCGGACCATGTGTCGGCGCTGGGCCTGGCCGAGAACACGCTGTTCATCTTCACGGCGGACAACGGGACAAGCCGCGCCATTGCCTCGCCCTTCCAGGGGCGCACCGTGCAGGGGGGGAAGGGCGCGATGACGGACGCGGGCACGCACGTGCCGCTGATCGCGTGGTGGCCGGGGATGATCGCGCCGGGGACGGTCTACGAGGGGCTGATCGGTTTTGAGGATTTCTTTCCGACCCTGCTGGAGGCGGCGGAGCGTCCCGAGCTTGCGGCGGGGCTCGACGGGCGTAGCTTTCTGCCGCTGCTTCGGGGCGATTCCTACGCGCCGAAGCCGTGGCTCTACATGCACTATGATCCGCGCTGGGGCAACCGGAACCGCGACCGGGGCCGCTTCGCGCGGACGGTTCGGCACAAGCTCTACGCGGATGGCCGCCTTATCGATGTTGCGCAGGACCCGGACGAGCGGTCGCCCCTGGCCGGGGAGGCCATCACGCCGGACGTGGCGGAAGTGCGGGCCGTGCTGCAGGGCGTGCTGGACGATATGGAGCGGCAGGGCAGCGTGATGAGCGCGGAAGGCGCGCCGAAGGACGAGTAG